The sequence GGACCAGGCCCGTTTACTCGTAGGGAGTCCAGAGGTCCAAGCCGAAGAGGGCTGTGGCCCAAGCCTAATAACGTAAAGCATAGGACAGCCTTGAGGTACTGCCGAGGACCGCTCAGTCTTCGGCAAACCCAAGGTCCCACCAAAGAGAGGGGCAAAAGGggtataggactaagtttgaaagaaaatctaaaatatccggggaaagttgcccttactgccattcaatgctctgcacctgacagagccgcattctttggcttttacaaccacccccgacgactttgagtatgggttgatgggacaagtatcagtcttggaaagtttgaccctacacgtggacgagggacagcgaacacaggccaatataaaagggaaaattagTGACCtagagagggggctgggaaaaagggcaaaaaaccagagcctcctagcccacctccaggaaaaaggttccaggggtgaagaaaacttgaccacgaaaaacccaccaccaggtgaccaaggtctagcctttcaaacccacgctctacaaatgatattgtttgggcatttttacgtgcgaacccaacaccgttacggttcgttacgaatcgtgtccttacaactCTTAATtaagaaacattaaaaaaaaaaattaacagtaaaaagaaaagaaattaatgagagttttatttcaaagtagaaatttgttattgttttttatttttattttatttttatatatatattttttatttttttaaaaaagagaatttaatataaacaaaatgaacaACTAAGTGGTCGttgtagaaaattaaaaaaaaggaaaaaaagaaaagaaaagcctGGAGGGAAGGCTTGGATGGTAGTTGAAAAATAGAGGAAGCTTAACTTCAAGGCAATGGAGACCCTGCAACCAACAACACATTAGGTGAGAAGGAACATAAGCTCTTATGACCTACCTTCTTCATTCATAAAATAGAAAGGAGCACCCTCACCATCTCACCCTCacctctctctcattctcatttTTGTCACAGTTCTGCACACCCCATCATGGAAGCCAGTGCCGGTCTAGTCGCCGGGTCTCACAACCGCAATGAGCTTGTTGTCATTCATGGCCATGAAGAGGTACACCATGATACAAGAATAGCCAAACTAAAACCAAGTTACAGTTTGTGTATATGAACTTATGTTAGTATGTCTATGTTAGGCTaatatacatgttttttttttggttttggtgcAGCACAAGCCTTTGAGGAACTTGGATGGCCAGTTCTGTGAGATTTGTGGCGACCAAGTGGGACTAACAGTGGATGGAGATTTGTTTGTGGCCTGTAATGAGTGTGGTTTTCCTGTTTGCCGACCTTGCTATGAGTATGAGAGGAGAGAAGGAAGCCAACTTTGCCCTCAGTGCAAAACCAGATACAAGCGTCTCAAAGGTAatcaataaaacacaaaaaaacatgCGTGTCTTTGACGGGATAGATCAAGTTACACCTAACCTAGTATAACCTTTATGATATTACAccattttataactttttattacgatatagttttgaaaactctattattaaattaaacattttctttgttttttgattcATTAACTCATGATTTACAATGAATGGCAAAGTACACTCATTTTCTTTGGTAAATATTGTGAAGGGAGCCCAAGGGTGGAGggagatgaagatgaagaggaTGTGGATGATATTGAGCATGAATTCAACATGGATGATGAGAGGAACAAACTTAAATATCAGGCAGAAGCGATGCTTCATGGAAAGATGAGCTATGGAAGAGGCCCTGAAGACGAAGAAAACTCCCAGTTCCCACCAGTTATCTCTGGTAGATCTCGACCGGTAAGGGAATTGAAAAAGCTCATGTTTATAGTTAAACTACTTTATATAAACtacttcatatatataaatttagattATTGCTAGCTCTTTAGCATTCAAACAGTTCCTCAAGTAAAACAATATATTTGCATGCGTGCATGCAGGTGAGTGGTGAATTTCCAATATCATCTCATGCTCATGGAGACCAGATGCTATCTTCTTCATTGCATAAAAGGGTGCATCCCTATCCAGTTTCTGAACCAGGTTTGTATaattatacataatttaaaatgaaaatacatttttaataattaatatgaaTTATGAAACTATCCATTTCAAATGAAGATATAATTTTTCACGCAACTCCCTCTATTTAgcatatatttacaaaatattgtaTAGAGATTTATGTATATACTTTCTTTTAGCAAAACCAATTGGTTTGACTTGCACCACAGTTTCCTATTCAAGTTTCTGTAGTCTAGGCTTCAGAAAAATTTATACTAATAATTATCCTCCATTACAGTATCTGAATTTTACTATCTacaaattaatagaaaatattttcaatttttaaaaatactaattcATGTTACACAATTGATGAAATATGGCTCCTTATGATACCTATCGTGCTCGCACAACGCAGGAAGTGCAAGGtgggatgaaaagaaagaggaaggtTGGAAGGAGAGGATGGATGACTGGAAATTGCAGCAAGGCAACCTGGGGCCTGAACAGGATGACCAAGACGTTGACTTGGCCATGTGTGTAGTAAAATCTTTCAACTTCATTTAGGACTTTTAATTAATTGCTCGTACAATTCATTGCCAAAGTTTGAAAGATCATTTTTCACTATGGCGTATCCCAACTTAACATTTAATAATATGTTGATCTGTTAAGGGTCTATAGCCGACTtcaaaatttgggattaagACTCAATTGTTGTTGTTAATCTATGCAGGTTAGATGAAGCTAGGCAACCACTTTCGAGAAAAGTACCAATTGCATCTAGCAAAATCAATCCTTATCGGATGGTGATTGTTGCTCGGCTTGTTATTTTGTGCTTCTTCCTCCGATATAGAGTCATGAACCCAGTGCAGGATGCGTTTGGGCTCTGGTTAACATCTGTTACATGTGAAATTTGGTTTGCAATTTCATGGATCCTTGATCAGTTCCCTAAATGGTTCCCAATTGATCGTGAGACCTATCTTGATCGTCTTTCACTCAGGTACATCAATATATACATGCAACTTGAGCACCGTTTTTCACATTTAGGTATTATGTTTTGGGAATAGTAGGAttagaaacaatgaatttgtagttAAACATGTTTTGAGTATTCTCTAGAGATAAAAAATTTCACTACTGTCAAGGTAACAAGTTGTTACGTCTGTGCATTTCTCATATCAGTGTCCAAGTATTCTATAAACTGGTAAGCCCTGTTATTGAAGAAAGAGTTGGTGATATTTATTAAAAAGGATAAGGGcagaaaaagatgaaaaacgCAAAAGATTATGGAATTTGACAAAGAACTATTGAAGTGTTGGAACAATTGTTAAATacttaaatgattaaattcactattcttattagttttttatttttgattttaggATAAGTAATAATTTACTATAATATCAAAACATGTACTCAAAGTTGAAAATCGTACCTAACAAAAGCATATCGTTCTTTTGGGCTtaggaattaaattttacaacttCAAAGAGCTTCAAGACAAAAATTCGGCAGCCAAATGTCTCTGAGATTTTTTATTCCAAGATTCAATGATGacaattataaatttgtaacGCAGGTATGAGCGGGAGGGCGAACCGAATCAGCTGTGTCCAGTAGATATCTTTGTCAGTACCGTGGATCCCATGAAGGAACCTCCTCTTGTTACAGCAAATACAATTCTTTCGATCTTGGCCATGGACTACCCAGTTGATAAGATCTCATGTTACATTTCTGATGATGGTGCTTCCATGCTCACATTTGAAGCATTGTCTGAAACTGCAGAGTTTGCAAGGAAATGGGTACCTTTCTGTAAGAAATTTGCCATAGAGCCTCGAGCCCCTGAGATGTACTTCAGTGAGAAGATTGATTATCTCAAGGACAAAGTCCAACCTACTTTTGTTAAGGAACGTCGAGCTATGAAGGTTTGTACTAAAACCATTAATGCCATTCATTCTGTAGTACTTAAAATatgtttaataaacatgtttttatcaatgtttttggtgttttgacaGAGAGAATATGAAGAATTCAAAGTTAGAGTAAATGCACTTGTGGCCAAAGCCTTGAAGGTTCCTCCAGAAGGGTGGATTATGCAAGATGGGACGCCATGGCCAGGAAACAATACTAAGGATCACCCTGGTATGATTCAGGTCTTCCTTGGTCACAGTGGAGGCCATGATACTGAAGGAAATGAGCTTCCTCGTCTTGTCTATGTTTCCCGTGAGAAAAGACCGGGTTTTCAACATCACAAGAAAGCTGGTGCCATGAATGCCCTGGTAAAGATTTCCAAGCACTTACTGCCTTCTATTTAATCAAAACGTCACCTTTATAAACTTCATATTTTTATCATACCTTCTATTAATGCTTTTGAGAATTTTCAGGTTCGCGTCTCTGCGGTGCTTACCAATGCTCCTTTCATGCTGAACTTGGATTGTGATCACTACATTAACAACAGCAAAGCTGCACGGGAGGCCATGTGTTTCTTGATGGACCCCCAGGTAGGAAAGAAGGTTTGCTATGTCCAATTCCCTCAAAGATTCGATGGCATTGATAGGAATGATCGTTACGCCAACAGAAACACGGTCTTCTTTGATGTAAGTCACTGAAAAAAGCTCACTGTTAAAATGATATTTATGTCTTAAATAAGAGATAAAATATAATGTTCCTTCTCCTTTGCTAATGCAGATTAACATGAAAGGTCTAGATGGACTTCAAGGTCCTGTATATGTTGGTACAGGATGTGTTTTCAGAAGGCAAGCTTTATATGGCTATAACCCTCCAAAAGGTCCTAAGCGCCCAAAGATGGTAAGCTGTGACTGCTGCCCATGTTTTGGACGCCGCAAGAAGCAAAAACTTGCGAAGCTTGGAGCAACTGAAGAGGGTGTAAACCTACAAGGTTTTAGAGATCTTTACCATGTTAATTATGCTTATAACATGAATTCTGTCCTTTAGTGCACATACAAACCTTTTATTCAACTAACTTCTAATC is a genomic window of Quercus lobata isolate SW786 chromosome 2, ValleyOak3.0 Primary Assembly, whole genome shotgun sequence containing:
- the LOC115977278 gene encoding cellulose synthase A catalytic subunit 7 [UDP-forming]; this translates as MEASAGLVAGSHNRNELVVIHGHEEHKPLRNLDGQFCEICGDQVGLTVDGDLFVACNECGFPVCRPCYEYERREGSQLCPQCKTRYKRLKGSPRVEGDEDEEDVDDIEHEFNMDDERNKLKYQAEAMLHGKMSYGRGPEDEENSQFPPVISGRSRPVSGEFPISSHAHGDQMLSSSLHKRVHPYPVSEPGSARWDEKKEEGWKERMDDWKLQQGNLGPEQDDQDVDLAMLDEARQPLSRKVPIASSKINPYRMVIVARLVILCFFLRYRVMNPVQDAFGLWLTSVTCEIWFAISWILDQFPKWFPIDRETYLDRLSLRYEREGEPNQLCPVDIFVSTVDPMKEPPLVTANTILSILAMDYPVDKISCYISDDGASMLTFEALSETAEFARKWVPFCKKFAIEPRAPEMYFSEKIDYLKDKVQPTFVKERRAMKREYEEFKVRVNALVAKALKVPPEGWIMQDGTPWPGNNTKDHPGMIQVFLGHSGGHDTEGNELPRLVYVSREKRPGFQHHKKAGAMNALVRVSAVLTNAPFMLNLDCDHYINNSKAAREAMCFLMDPQVGKKVCYVQFPQRFDGIDRNDRYANRNTVFFDINMKGLDGLQGPVYVGTGCVFRRQALYGYNPPKGPKRPKMVSCDCCPCFGRRKKQKLAKLGATEEGVNLQGMDDDKELMMSQMNFEKKFGQSAIFVTSTLMEQGGVPPSSSPAALLKEAIHVISCGYEDKTEWGLELGWIYGSITEDILTGFKMHCRGWRSIYCMPRRPAFKGTAPINLSDRLNQVLRWALGSIEIFFSRHCPCWYGYNDKKLKWLERFAYANTTIYPFTSLPLLAYCTLPAICLLTDKFIMPPISTFASLYFIALFISIYATGILELRWSGVSIEEWWRNEQFWVIGGISAHLFAVVQGLLKVLAGIDTNFTVTSKSADDEDFGELYAFKWTTLLIPPTTVLIINLVGVVAGISDAINNGYQSWGPLFGKLFFAFWVIVHLYPFLKGLMGRQNRTPTIVVIWSILLASIFSLLWVRIDPFVLKTKGPDTKNCGINC